In the genome of Nymphaea colorata isolate Beijing-Zhang1983 chromosome 9, ASM883128v2, whole genome shotgun sequence, one region contains:
- the LOC116260982 gene encoding EIN3-binding F-box protein 2-like, which produces MVVAAEVRRRKKTRGLPREGNDRENPFNRLPDECIAEIFSYNPDPTDRWLCAAVCKKFLLLQAHMKISDFKVKESANQSGAGDRMKRCLEGSHAMDTRLAAMAVCKWAKGIVGDLSIRGDFLVRKAASYSTRVPHGVTDCGLDIVGSGFPCLKSLALWGCLYVTNRGLVCVSRGCALLEKLDLCECPLITDEGMVAVARGLRKLTTLSVESCRNIGNSSLKAFGAYTPTLHSISVKGCRLVGDEGVFAILAGLPNLKRLKLAQLRANLRAVLALVRHCRALASLSLEGYSFDVATQNASGADVENKDVAFLDSPDLRSLARFRPVGMECSNLKSVSISGSWALNDEGLVAIGRGVGALEKFALEACHRVSFSGLVEFLSGYAKNLKSLSLTRCNAIVETSRSWAGLNSPPSCNKLETLMVGCCVLLGDAFLDWIGSVCSNLREVELIGLEQVSDRGLASLLMMGSGLEVRPIERVTLNGCTGLTDSSISEICRCFGPQLKSLSLGDCPRLSGHCLRVIAFYCTELRDLDVSGGTITDADLAHLHKMLWLTTLNLRNCPGLSQKAIDSFELSHFECDLVC; this is translated from the coding sequence ATGGTGGTGGCAGCAGAAGttaggaggaggaagaagactaGGGGTTTGCCGAGAGAAGGTAACGACAGGGAGAACCCATTTAATCGTCTGCCGGACGAGTGCATCGCGGAGATATTCAGCTACAACCCCGACCCTACGGATCGATGGCTGTGTGCCGCCGTGTGCAAGAAGTTTCTGCTACTGCAAGCTCACATGAAGATATCGGATTTCAAGGTGAAGGAGTCGGCCAACCAGTCCGGCGCGGGAGACCGAATGAAGAGGTGCTTAGAGGGGAGCCATGCCATGGACACGAGGCTGGCCGCCATGGCCGTCTGCAAGTGGGCGAAGGGGATCGTCGGCGATCTGAGCATCAGGGGGGATTTCCTTGTCCGGAAGGCGGCGTCGTACTCGACTCGAGTGCCGCATGGGGTGACCGATTGTGGCCTCGATATCGTCGGTTCCGGCTTCCCTTGCCTCAAGTCGCTCGCCCTCTGGGGTTGTCTCTACGTAACCAACAGGGGGCTCGTCTGCGTGTCCAGAGGTTGTGCTCTCTTGGAGAAACTCGATCTGTGCGAGTGCCCCTTGATCACGGACGAGGGGATGGTGGCGGTGGCGAGAGGGCTGAGGAAGCTGACCACACTAAGCGTCGAGTCCTGCAGAAACATCGGGAACAGCAGCCTCAAGGCTTTCGGGGCCTACACTCCCACCCTCCATTCCATCTCCGTGAAGGGCTGCCGGCTCGTCGGCGACGAAGGCGTGTTCGCGATTCTCGCAGGACTACCGAATCTCAAGAGGCTCAAGCTCGCACAGCTTCGCGCGAATCTTCGCGCTGTGCTGGCCTTAGTGAGGCACTGCAGGGCCCTCGCCTCGCTCTCTCTCGAAGGTTACTCCTTCGACGTTGCAACCCAGAATGCCAGCGGCGCCGACGTGGAGAACAAAGATGTTGCTTTCCTCGACTCTCCTGACTTGCGGAGCTTGGCCAGGTTTAGGCCCGTCGGAATGGAGTGCTCCAATCTGAAGAGCGTATCCATTAGCGGGAGCTGGGCATTGAACGATGAGGGTCTTGTGGCAATAGGTCGAGGGGTAGGTGCATTGGAGAAGTTTGCTCTGGAGGCGTGCCACCGGGTTTCTTTCAGTGGGTTGGTGGAGTTCCTTTCTGGGTATGCCAAAAACCTCAAGAGCCTCTCGCTGACAAGATGCAACGCCATTGTAGAGACGAGCAGATCATGGGCAGGTTTAAACTCACCACCTTCCTGCAATAAACTGGAAACCCTAATGGTGGGATGCTGCGTTTTGCTAGGGGACGCTTTCCTGGATTGGATAGGAAGTGTTTGCTCAAACCTGCGCGAAGTGGAGCTCATTGGCCTGGAGCAAGTATCGGATCGAGGTCTTGCCAGCCTACTGATGATGGGCTCCGGTCTGGAAGTCCGCCCCATTGAGAGGGTGACCTTAAATGGCTGTACAGGCTTAACTGATTCTTCCATTTCTGAGATATGTCGTTGCTTCGGTCCACAGCTGAAGTCACTAAGCCTTGGTGACTGCCCGAGGCTGAGTGGCCATTGTCTGCGGGTGATTGCCTTCTACTGCACGGAGTTAAGGGATTTAGACGTTTCAGGCGGCACTATTACGGATGCAGACTTGGCTCATCTCCACAAAATGTTGTGGCTGACGACGTTGAACCTAAGGAACTGCCCCGGATTGAGCCAGAAGGCGATCGACTCCTTCGAGTTGAGCCATTTTGAATGCGACCTAGTTTGTTAG